TCTCAGAAGCTTCGCGGATGGCAATCAAAGATTCTGACCTTAGAAATTCTTTTAATTCACTTCGAAATTCGAGCAATAATTTCACGTCCTTtgatgataaaatcaactcCAGAATTCGCAGTGTAGAATCATCAAATCTGTTGCCAAAATTCAGGACAAATTTTCATGTAAGATAAAGGTTGCAATAGAGTAATAATCTGATAAtgttgttttgaattttgaaggagAAATAACCTTCTCAGTTTGATTTGGGAGCAGAAGAGAGAAACGTCTGCCATTTTAGGAGGGAAGAAAATGCGGAAGTTTTTGGGAATTGATACTTGTGAATTCTTAATTTTGAATTGTGAATCAGTTGCCGTCGTATAAATATGTTCCGGTGTGCCGGCCTCAGTGCGTCCAGAAGTGATGTAGGCCAAGGCCCAAATCATGACTTGGACTTTGGACAATAAGGCCTCTGTTCTCTTCCCCTTATTTTAACTTTATTTCAGGTctgataagataaaataatggccaataagataagataagttcagggtcaataagataagataagataagataaggtaaatattacataaggttatactataagtttcaatatgataagggtcaataagataagataagggtcaataagttcagataagataagataagggtcaataagataagttcagggccaataagataagataagtgaaattcaggtgaagagaacactaCCTAATAAACCTATCAAGTTATCACATGACACATAGTCCCTGTTTGGTTATGAGCTGTTAGTTGTTAGCTGATAGCTAATTTGATAACTGTTAGCTTTTAGCTATTTGCATTAGCTAATTTGACTAGCTGTTTGCATTAGCTAATTTGACTAGTTGGTTGCATTagctgtttgtgtaaaagtgtttggtaaattagctgatagctgttagctgtttaatgtgtaaaatgaccattaagaacattgacatactttgtttcttattaatattagacaaatatttttattgtgttaattttttctctctatatttttctaataaacattgactaaataaaataatttttttttaaaattactctttatttaatttttttaataatatatatttttcaaatagataaatattactaataaaatttagtatgattgcaatatacttcaattgcttcaaagtactaatataaaatttattacaacaaaaaacgaatctagtaaatatggtgaaatgaaaaagaaagtgtgagtaacgtttttaggagaaaaatatgTAGGGTACCAAGGTTGATATATAGTGGTTGAAATAATAGACAATAGtaggacaaaatagtcattttcatccactttctcaaacctctagTTGCAAAAAGCTCTTATATTGAGCCTTTTCAAAATTAGctttttcaccccaaaactctcttccaatctctcctaaccaaacactctCAGTTAGCTTTTTCTAAAGGTCAAACCTCTAAATCACACAAAAAGCTCTTTTTTCctcaaacctctcctaaccaaacacccccatactctttaatttttattttagaagTTTCATCTTAACCGACATGAGTATTAAAGAAGCATAGTTAAATTTGATATAATAATGCAAGTGGAGTAGTAGATAATAAAGAAATACTTGTATAAAAAAACAAGTGGTGTGTTAAAGCAAATTTATTGACATGTGGTGGAATATCCCTATCAATAATTTTAGTTATctagaaaaaacaaaaatggaattatttatgatttaagtgGGCTAGTTTGGTTGACATTCTAATGCATGGGAAGTCTATTTTCCTAGGAAGTGAAGTGCAAAGtaattgtttggttgacatgagcATGGGAAGTAAAACTTCCTATGAAGTTCTATTTCCCCCCAAAATGGAGGAAGTTGCTTACCTAGTCTCCCCTAGGTAAGTAGAACTTCCCATGGAATTTCTAACTTACTATGCTCAACCAAACAAGAATACTTAATTCCTAGAAATTAAAACACATGGGAAATGAAAATATAAGATATAATTTTCCAAGTGCAACCAAACATCACCTAATAAACAATTGGGAAGTGGGTGTAAAAGTAACCAAAAATGAAATAGTGACTCATAAAAAATACGGCAAAAAGTAGTAATTGTGACTCCATAAAtatatggagggagtattacgaTCCTTAGGGTTGTTTTTCTACCGGTACGTCTTTGTAATAAATAATGAGGTATATTTATATTGGTTTAGTGATAAAGAATATGGGTTGAAAACAATAATAGATCATAGGTTCGAGTCTCCTCACCCATTTCTACTCTGATTTTTTAATGCACTGATGGGGTTACGATTTAAGAATGTAAATCGATGTGTTGATTAAAAAAGCATGTTCAAAACAGGAAAGCAAATAATTTTAAGGGTATATTCGGTATCAATAATTTTAAGCCAATAATGTCCTGATTTGAGGATCCAAGGGGACATTCGATTGGAGGTCTTCTGGAAAGGGAAAGGTAATCAACTACCTTCATTCCTTTTCTTGTGGTTTGTTAGACCAATTcaatcattccctttacccacTTGATCCCCCAACATCCCTCTACCATGATCCCCCCCCTCCAAGGAATCACCGTAACCCCCAAACTCCTCTTCACCCAACCAATTTAACTACCACTTTGACCGTCCTTGACCAACACACCACCACCTGTCCAAGGTCCCAACACCTGCGCCGCCCTCACCAAAACCCTCCAAAATCCGTTGAACCTACTTACAATACCGAACCACCACCAACCACCACTCGATCTGCAGCCACCGAATCGTACAACCACCACCCAACAACCCTCTACAACCACTGAAACCATCATACCACAACCAAAACAACCCTAATACCATCAAAATTATATTACCCAACACAAAAACCAAGCATCCAACCCCCGAAATGGACCCCAACTACCCAACGTAAACCCTAATCTCATCGGAAAACTAGATCTAAAAGAGAGATGAAAAATAGAGGAGAGATAAAGAGGCGGAAAGGGCGCGAGGCAGCAGTGGCCGGAGGCATGGGCGGCCTGTGAGGGAGTGTAATGGGCGGCGCTCGTAGGGGAGGCGATGGGTGGAAAACTCTTCTGCTTCTTCAGCGTTAAAGCGTAGTTGGTCGAAAAACGTTGAGGATGTTCCACCATTAACGACATTTTTTAGCAAACTTAGTTCAATTTCTTAAAAGAATTACAACTCTCATAACAATGCTGGAAAACCTAGCAAAATTGCAACGAAATTAGAATTTTGGGACGAAATCAGTGATGATTGCAGATTGAGGGAAGGGATGGTAGGAAGaatgaatttcattttaatttttgcaAACCAAACTTGCAATAATATAGTGATTTCCTTTCCATTCTTTTCTAAACCCTTTTTTTATTCCATTTCCTTTAGGCTTTATTTGGTTgggaggaattggaaggaaaagaaaagaaagcaaaGGTAAAATAAGGTTTCCTGtatttggtacaaataattatatgggaagtggaggaaatgaaaggaattggaaggaaagctcctttacaaaattttcactttcctttccttccaaaattggaggaattcggaaggaaagagaaaattaaaagctgtcATTTAGCTTTCCCTTCTCTTCCCTTCATTTCTTTCCCCTAAACCAAACACAGGAAAATAAAACCTATTTGCCCTccctttcttttcccttcctttcttttctcttcctttcctttactaataatgaaccaaatagGGCCTTAGTCGTGTGAACCAAACGGCCCTAACCTTTTCTACCACCACCATAGGCGTGGGAAACTGGGAATCGCTTGAAATAAAAGGGGCGAAGAGCCAAGCCCACAACTGTTGACGAACCGGCGAAGGTGAGAAAGATGGCCGGAAGACATCCCCTTTCGCGAGTCCCACCACCATCTCTAATCGTGTCCCACCACCGTGAAATCCAGGGTCTCCTTCTCGACCAGAAAGAAATGGTCGCAATGCACGCGGCTATCAAGCAAGAACTCGTCGCCGCCGATCTAGAGCTCCGGAAACTCTCCGCCACCGCCCGAGAAAtcagggaggagagagaatcacAAGTTAAGGAGCTTTATGATAAATCCCTAAAACTAGAGACAGAGGTTCGCGCCATTGAAGCCCTTAATTCCGAGCATACGCAAGTAATTGGTGACATTCAGAAATTGACGGAGAGTAAAATTCAACTTGCTGCTCAATTAAAGGTTCTTGATACTGAGTTATCTGACTTATCTCGGGTTAAGATTGATGCTTCCCAAGTTCCTGTTATTCAGGCTGATGTtgataaaatgaagcaagagcTTCTAAAAGGAAGGTGTTATTGAATTGCTGTTCATCTTACTGAATTTTAATTTCATTGTTTTTTTATTCCAtttatttggttttttttttcttcttaattaattgcaaagggtgatttttatatttttttgtggAATTGGGATTTAATTTGGGGATTTCTTTAATTATAGCTATTTGCATGTGGAATTATGAAATGTTTTGATGTATTGTGTTCATAATTAATCGCTAGTCTCTTGGAGTATGCCACCCCCATCCCCTAGGACGTTAACCAACTTAGATACTTGTTTGGTACTTGGGTCACAGTATGGGAttgtaaattttaaatttttaatagcATTACTATGATCAGTTGGCTTAGCTTACGAAAAGTGAAGTGGGTGTTATTTGGGGTTTCCTAAAAATAGATTTATGTTGGGAATGTATTCATGAAGTTGGGTTTTAAGATTTGATTGGGGTTGTCTAATATTGTTTATCTCATTGTTGTTGAATATTGGGGAATCAACAGAGCTGCAGTAGAATATGAAAAGAAGACACGGGAAGCTAACCTTGAACTGAGTCAAGCAATGGACATGAAAATGAATTCTCTGCAACGTGATATTGATATGCTACGTGCTGAGCTTGCTAATACTGAGAAACGAGCAAGGGCAGCTGCTGCTGCTTCAAATCCAGGTATGCAGTTTCCCGAACTTCATTTCAAGTGTTTCCTACTTTTTTATGCCGTCTTAATTTCATGTTTCAAAACTTTCACCAATAGTATTTGCATATTCGATAATTTATGTATGCGTGTTTCATGTTCAGATCCTGGATACATGGGAAACTATGGAAGTCGTGGTATGGCATATGAAGGAGGTCCTTATTCTGTTCAATATTCCATGCATCAGGTATGGCCATTATTTCCATCCATGCCTAAGAAGCTGTGTTATTACAAATATCTGAGTGATGTTATGATGCTCACAGTGTCATACTGGGAGTCACTTGAAGGTAACAGATGTGCCTTAGGAATACTGTCAGAAAGCAACTTTTAGTTTGCAAAAATTCACGGTTGATGGAAGTTTCACAAATTTTCTTGATTAGTTTAAAATATAGAAATCAAGTCAGTTTAGGTAAACTGAAATCCTAAATATGCTTTCAACTTTCAAGGTCAGGGACCAAAAGAGGTATTGTACTGCTTTCGAGAAAACTGTTTTGGTTAGTGAACTTCCAAAAACTGAATCAATTAATCATCCGTAGATGTGTTATTGGATGGAGTATTGGATTTTATGATGCCTCATTATCCAGAAGGCCCTTTTTTCTAGCTTAGTTATTTTCAGTTTTCACCTTAGAAAAAAAAGGTAATACAGAGTAAGATAAACTTGCTATATAGGCACCCAGAAATATGATGGAAGGAATTGGGGATGATAACGTGGAAGAACATGAAGTTCGTGCTTTGCCATGGCTAACATTGTCAATCTTTCTCAGTGAGGGAATAGAGAAGGAAGAACTGAAGTGGGTTGTTTaacttaaaaattaaaacaGCTAGTTAGTGGTTAACGTCAGCGGTTTCTTTGGCAAAACAGAAAATATGGTCCTTGATAAGATTCTAGTGGACAGTAATGTGGAAGTATTTTTTACCAAAGAGGGAGGTCATGCGGGGAATTTTGTTTTGGTTGTAACGTTGTTATGGGAAAAGATTTTGTGCCATCAGCTATTACTCCGTACTATCTTTAAGGTTTCTTGTGACCAGTCCATCTCAATGTTGGTAAGGCCTTGACATATGTTTGATATTTCCTTTCCTATAGGGGCTTAGGGTACAATATGTCTTTGTCGACGGTGCTAGTTTGATAAATCTAAAGTACTAACATGGTTAGAGCAAACCAGTAAAGCGTTGTTGAATGCCGCTTTGGCAGATCTCAATAAATCACGTTTTTTTTACTATAGCTTAAGCGAAGTTAAAAGTTAGCTGAGAACCATATTCAGATTATGATTGTATTTGCAACATCACTCAAGGGGTTTTAtacttttattttgttttaaaagatgAGTTCATATATTTCATGAGAAGTACTTTGTCCTTTTCTTTTGCTGGGAATTTTTTGAGGCTCTAAGCTATTTATTCACAATAAACACTGTCTGAAGTCACAGTTTGTTCTGTTTCAGGGGCAACTAACGGCCGATAGTACTTCCTCATCTCTATATGGACGTCCACCAGGTAGTCATGGTCCATTTGACGCCCAACAGCTTCATGTGCGGAAAGGATGATCTATGCCTTCTCCTTTCTTTCAAGGCTACCTGCAACTCTGCAAACTTTAATTGTTGAAAATGATCTTGAAAACTGATTTTGGCTGAAACcagaaacaaaataagagaaatatAGTTCAAGTCGGCAAGTTGCACATCCCTCAACCTCTCAGCTTAACACAGGAACAAATTTTCTGCTCCAACGATGAATTTGATTGCCCGCCTCCGTTTGGTTTACCCCTGGATTCATGGATATGAGTAGGGGTTAGACAGCAATTTTCTGTGTTGGGATTTTACTGTATCTCAGAATTTTTCTGTACCCTAATGTCACCGAATAGCCAAGTAGAAGGTATAATCTGTGGATATAAAGGTTGGTATATATAATCTAAAACTATGGTTCTCTGTCTTCCAAGGACAAAAATTACGGACTATATTGACTCATAATCGTGAATATCAACAATATTTGTTGTTCTGAAACAATATTACGTACTAAAAACTTAACTGCGATTTGATGTTCTGAAACAAGTACAATAAGTACTAAAAACTAAAATCAATTACAAACGTTTCCTTAAAATATCAAATACCAACCACCAGAAATCTAATACAGTAAAATCTTGTAAAATCATCATTCAATCGACCACCGGACCGTGGCAACTTAAACCGGCAGAAAGGGCAGACATGATTTTTATGAAGCCATCTAAGCACACAAGGctcatgaaatatatgttgGCAGGGCAACTTGACAAGAGACATTGTTTTGATATCAATATCAGTGCCAGTATCAGTAGCATCATCAACAGCCTCCTTATCGTTGTTGTCTTTGTCCTCGATTCCCGTGTTCTTCAACCTCCGTAGACAAATACCACACACATTCTCTGTTTTAAAaaactcatcatcatcaaaactaACCCTTTCCAACCCCTCAATAGCAGGTATCTCCTCCTCAAAAGCATGGTTTCCTTCAGCGATCCATGCCCGAAACTCCTCTTCATTGCAGACTCGGTCAGGAGCAAAACGAACACCATCAACCTTATGATCATGAATCTCAACAGGCTCCTtcttattatgattattattgtcACCGCGTAGTAGTCGTTCCTTAATAATGTTCAGCTCCAACTTTTCCCTGACGACATGATTGCTAATATTGTTTTCTAGTATGAGAAATCGAGCAATCTTATAGAGTAAATAGGTCTGGaagtccctaaactttgccaaaaggagcagttaggtccctcaagtttcaaaaggagcatttaggtccctcaaaatggatggaaaacgctgctttttgttttccgtcactaacggccgttaaaattcaattaaattaaaaggaaactaaataaaaggtacaaaacgacaaaaaaacagttacatttaccatttaccaataattaaataaagggaaattcatttcagttagctttttacaaaaatatagccgttgaggctctcaaaaaacagagtatttaacattccatggccaacaaaacaacaataaaacacttaaaaaaaaattctttcttCTCCATCTTCTGCTCTGTGTTTTTTCTCTGTTGCTCCACCATAGCTGACTCTTCTCAACAAAAAGGTATTTTTctgccattttttttaaaatcttaagttagcttattttaacaataattaaacatatttagaaaataattattaaaacgtaatttaTTTGCAGAATGATGAACAGGGCTATCTCTTTGTTCAACAATGGTGATAATGAACACCCTAAGAGGTGCTACTGTGGATTCACAGTATCCATTCAAAAGGCATGGACAAAAGAAAATCCTGGAAGGAGGTTCATTGCTTGTCCAGATTATGATGTTGAAACAAAAAGAAGGGGTTGCATCTTTTTTAGATGGATTGATGAACAAGAACCAACAACTTGGCAAACAATTGTCATACTAGGGTTAATGCAAGATAAACAAAGCCTTGCTGCTGAAGTTGATAGTTTTAGGACAAAACTTAGTGAAGCTAACAATTATGCAAGGAAGAGGGAGGCAGACTATGTGATGAGCAAGATGAGAAGACCTATTAGTGTGAAATGTGAAGTGTGGGTTGTAATCCTAGTGGTTCTGTTTTTtttatctggtttgttttaagttaagtgggttaagtgggtaggtaaaatgtaatgatctgcactaatgaaatgtaatgaagactttaaattcaataaaatctaACCTCATGGTCTTTTTTCTAATCTTCTAGCCATTGCAAGATCCTGCAATGCTTGGCTTGATATTGTGTGTCCTTGACTTGGTTGAGTCTGTGACAATGGGAAGTCATGTGCAGGGAAGGAGTAGATGGTTTGCTCACCCCCATGATCAGAATAGAAAGCTGCAGGAGGTCTTTGCCTCTGTGGTGTGGGGAAATGTTGTGATATAGGCtgcattaattaaaacaaattaggaACAAGTTGGCTTCAGTACAGTAAAGTAACAtgtaagaaagaatttgagtctATTGAATGACTTACAGTAGCTATTCTTTGATACCCATTTGGGTAGGTATAAATACCCACACCCCTATTGTGCATTGGTATAGCTGAACTGGTTCTTGGGTGTTGTTGCTGTGGTGTGGTCTGCTCTGCAGTATCATGAttgttgctgtgttgttgttgcttaggGGCATTCTTGCAACCCCTTTTGTTGTGGCCTATCACACCACATAAGCTGCATTTCATAGAACAACCTGTTCTCTTCAGCTTAACAGATGCAGTTACCTCTCCAACACCATATCTCCTCTTTGTTTTAGGTCTTCCATTCACCTTTTTCACCTTTGGAGCCACAACAATGCTATCAGAAGTAGGCCACTCTTGAGGACCATTTAAAGGCTCTAACAAAAATTCATATGCCTTCATGTAGGTCTGTTTGCAGAAATATGCATTGACATATTGTTCTGGGTggtctactttattccatatagcaacaattgcatgtttgcatggaatcccactcacctGCCATGCATTGCAACTGCAAGTATGTTGGTTCAGATCCACCACATACTTAACCTGTGTTGCACCTTCTCTTACTCCATAGCAAAACCCACCATCCCAGTATGCATTCCAACCCCTAGCCCAAAATTTGTGTTTCTCTAACTGAATTTGGATCCTATGACACAACATTATCTCCTTTTTCCCAATGAAATCTCTTTTCTTATGCAGTCTTTCCATCAAACCCTCTCTGATATCTTCCAACATGGTAATAATAGGCTTGTGCCTTGCACTCAAGATGTATGCATTCAACACCTCACTCATGTTGTTGTCTACACTGTCACAACAAGATAATGGAGTGTAGAATGTCCTACACCATTTCTTGTAGTTCCTTTTCAGTAAGTCTTCAGCAGCTTCAtgtgaaatacccctcattacTTCAATGTTTTCATTGAAGTGATTTACTGT
This Spinacia oleracea cultivar Varoflay chromosome 6, BTI_SOV_V1, whole genome shotgun sequence DNA region includes the following protein-coding sequences:
- the LOC110775446 gene encoding uncharacterized protein, producing the protein MQMCFDRLYLCFEALRKGFLAGCRPFISLDGCFLKGPFGGQLLVAVGRDGNNQMFPLAWAVCEVESTDTWSWFLELLATDLGTSEGVGYTFMSDQQKGLLAVVSNVFPQAESRVCARHVYCNFRGVFGGGLEYRKQLWTIAKSNTVNHFNENIEVMRGISHEAAEDLLKRNYKKWCRTFYTPLSCCDSVDNNMSEVLNAYILSARHKPIITMLEDIREGLMERLHKKRDFIGKKEIMLCHRIQIQLEKHKFWARGWNAYWDGGFCYGVREGATQVKYVVDLNQHTCSCNAWQVSGIPCKHAIVAIWNKVDHPEQYVNAYFCKQTYMKAYEFLLEPLNGPQEWPTSDSIVVAPKVKKVNGRPKTKRRYGVGEVTASVKLKRTGCSMKCSLCGVIGHNKRGCKNAPKQQQHSNNHDTAEQTTPQQQHPRTSSAIPMHNRGVGIYTYPNGYQRIATPISQHFPTPQRQRPPAAFYSDHGGEQTIYSFPAHDFPLSQTQPSQGHTISSQALQDLAMARRLEKRP
- the LOC110775455 gene encoding protein FLX-like 1, giving the protein MAGRHPLSRVPPPSLIVSHHREIQGLLLDQKEMVAMHAAIKQELVAADLELRKLSATAREIREERESQVKELYDKSLKLETEVRAIEALNSEHTQVIGDIQKLTESKIQLAAQLKVLDTELSDLSRVKIDASQVPVIQADVDKMKQELLKGRAAVEYEKKTREANLELSQAMDMKMNSLQRDIDMLRAELANTEKRARAAAAASNPDPGYMGNYGSRGMAYEGGPYSVQYSMHQGQLTADSTSSSLYGRPPGSHGPFDAQQLHVRKG